In one window of Prosthecobacter fusiformis DNA:
- a CDS encoding TIGR03790 family protein, producing MTGTACVCWLLGCLLACAPLVNAQDPLPSPDLNGETVVVYNPDFSQSRELAEYYAEKRGIPQDHLISLACPINDSMTRQEYDNLLRKPLFEALVRRGLWRLGQQEIKDPTTGKTMPAMTVAESAVRVVVLMRGIPFQIQRDAQNPKNTQEDEASVDSELCLLGLPRQPIAGALRNPYYGQDMRFQMFQGTPGLLLVGRLDAPDSDTVKRMIDDAISAEQNGLRGRAVIDLAQKTGAYQEGEDWLTRSAILFRQKGIPVYVDKAEAVLPDHWPLPDTAFYFGWYTTNASGAIASPSFRFQTGAIACHLHSFSGAALRSPDRHWVGPLLRQGAAAALGNVFEPYLSLTVHFDILNQRLLEGYTLAEASWNATPVLSWMNVVCGDPLYRPYAKGPGSSMGEGRDRDYALYQGTALRHPGEDSRELKRTLTSLAETRSKPHMLELTGLLSASEGKNAEAIDLLEHALSLYVIASDKARAHLYQARLYLLENRPSEAKATLQKMIDDPDQKDLPAAQAARLIHSQIP from the coding sequence ATGACAGGCACGGCCTGTGTGTGCTGGCTCTTGGGCTGTTTGCTGGCCTGTGCTCCTTTAGTTAACGCCCAGGATCCCCTTCCCTCCCCCGACTTGAATGGCGAAACGGTGGTGGTTTACAATCCGGATTTCTCCCAGTCACGTGAGCTGGCTGAATATTATGCGGAGAAGCGTGGCATCCCGCAAGACCACCTGATCAGCCTCGCTTGTCCGATCAATGATTCGATGACCCGGCAGGAGTATGACAATCTTTTGCGCAAACCACTCTTCGAAGCCCTGGTACGCCGTGGGTTATGGCGGCTGGGCCAGCAGGAAATCAAAGATCCCACCACGGGTAAAACCATGCCCGCCATGACCGTGGCGGAATCCGCCGTGCGTGTGGTGGTGCTTATGCGCGGAATCCCGTTTCAAATCCAGCGGGATGCGCAAAACCCAAAAAATACCCAGGAGGATGAGGCTAGCGTAGATAGTGAGCTCTGCCTGCTGGGCCTGCCGCGTCAGCCCATCGCCGGCGCGTTGCGGAATCCCTACTATGGCCAGGACATGCGGTTCCAGATGTTTCAGGGCACGCCTGGACTTCTACTGGTGGGGCGGCTGGATGCGCCGGATTCAGATACAGTGAAGCGCATGATTGATGATGCCATCAGTGCTGAGCAGAACGGGTTGCGAGGCCGGGCCGTCATTGATCTGGCGCAGAAAACGGGCGCGTATCAGGAGGGCGAGGACTGGCTGACGCGCAGCGCCATTCTCTTCCGTCAAAAAGGCATTCCCGTTTATGTGGACAAGGCGGAAGCCGTGCTGCCGGACCACTGGCCGCTGCCGGATACGGCTTTTTATTTCGGCTGGTATACGACGAATGCCAGCGGTGCCATCGCCAGTCCGTCCTTTCGGTTTCAGACCGGTGCCATCGCCTGCCATCTGCATTCATTCAGTGGTGCTGCCCTGCGCTCTCCAGACCGGCATTGGGTAGGCCCACTGCTGCGACAAGGAGCAGCGGCGGCGCTGGGGAATGTCTTTGAGCCGTATCTCAGCCTCACGGTCCATTTTGACATCTTGAACCAGCGGTTGCTTGAAGGTTATACCCTGGCGGAAGCCTCCTGGAATGCCACCCCGGTGCTTTCATGGATGAATGTCGTCTGCGGGGATCCTCTGTACCGTCCGTATGCCAAGGGCCCCGGCTCCAGCATGGGGGAAGGGCGTGACCGTGACTACGCCCTTTACCAGGGCACCGCCCTGCGTCATCCAGGAGAAGACAGCCGCGAACTGAAACGGACGCTCACTTCCCTGGCTGAAACCCGGAGCAAACCCCACATGCTGGAACTGACCGGCCTTCTCTCCGCCAGTGAAGGGAAAAATGCCGAGGCCATAGACCTGCTGGAGCATGCCCTGAGCCTTTATGTCATCGCCTCGGACAAGGCCCGCGCGCATCTTTACCAGGCCCGGCTGTACCTTCTGGAAAACCGTCCGTCTGAGGCCAAGGCCACTTTGCAAAAAATGATTGATGATCCAGATCAAAAAGATCTGCCAGCGGCCCAGGCTGCACGTTTGATCCATAGCCAGATTCCGTGA
- a CDS encoding MBL fold metallo-hydrolase — protein MSDLTLTFLGTGTSVGIPMIGCGCETCRSTDPRDNRLRSSLWMQTPEMSWVVDTGPDFRTQCLRAGILHLEAALFTHPHMDHLTGFDDLRRFTVEPDQFMPIFAMPSCLAMLERMFEFAFNGENRYRGYLKPFPKPIHGPFPLGDTWVTPLPVQHGKVETIGYLFTRNERKLCAYFPDAKVIPPESLDALEGVDTLILDALRHTEHPTHMNFAEALAIQARIRPRRTYLTHLQCEIMHSREEPLLPPGVKIAYDGLELTWEK, from the coding sequence ATGTCTGATCTCACGCTCACTTTTCTCGGCACCGGCACCTCCGTCGGTATTCCGATGATCGGCTGCGGGTGCGAGACCTGCCGCAGTACGGATCCCCGGGATAACCGCCTGCGCTCCAGCCTATGGATGCAGACACCTGAAATGAGCTGGGTGGTGGATACGGGGCCGGACTTTCGTACCCAGTGCCTGCGCGCAGGAATCCTTCACCTGGAAGCAGCGCTCTTCACACATCCGCACATGGACCACCTCACCGGTTTCGATGACTTGCGTCGTTTTACCGTGGAGCCGGACCAGTTCATGCCCATTTTTGCCATGCCTTCATGCTTGGCCATGCTGGAGCGCATGTTTGAATTCGCCTTCAATGGGGAAAACCGTTATCGCGGGTATTTAAAGCCCTTCCCGAAGCCCATCCATGGCCCATTTCCCCTGGGGGATACCTGGGTCACGCCGTTGCCAGTGCAGCACGGAAAGGTAGAAACCATCGGCTACCTGTTCACTCGCAATGAGCGCAAACTGTGCGCCTATTTTCCGGATGCCAAGGTTATTCCGCCGGAGTCCTTGGACGCTTTGGAAGGCGTGGATACCCTCATCCTGGATGCGTTGCGTCATACGGAGCATCCCACCCATATGAACTTTGCTGAAGCCCTGGCCATTCAGGCGCGCATCCGCCCCCGCCGCACTTACCTTACCCACTTGCAATGCGAGATCATGCATTCGCGTGAAGAACCTCTGCTGCCACCTGGGGTCAAGATCGCTTATGATGGACTGGAGCTAACCTGGGAAAAATGA
- a CDS encoding sulfatase, translating into MAFAAETRPNIVFFLVDDLGQRDIGCYGSTFYETPNVDRLAKEGARFTDAYAACPVCSPTRAAVQTGRWPQRTGVTDYIGAAMKPELWNRNTKLLPAPYSDRLAHDEVTMAEMLKDAGYATFFAGKWHLGPEGWWPEDQGYDHNLGGVDRGGPYGRGKYFVPYDNPRLPDGPDGEHLPDRLANETAKFIQANKDKPFFAFFSFYSVHTPLQARPDLEKKYEEKRSRLGLEAKWGMEDTRQVRLVQEHPVYSGMVEAMDQAVGKVMAKLDELGLAENTLVIFTSDNGGLSTSEGSPTSNLPLRGGKGWMYEGGIREPLVIRWPAVLKAGSVIGTPVCSPDYFVTAMDVAQGKTPSKVDGVSLLPLLRGTTLPERALYWHYPHYGNQGGAPASAIREGDWKLIEWYEEGKKELFNLRDDLGEQKDLAAAHPEKVAALSAKLASWKDEVGALMPIKNPAYDPAKPSGRAAGAPKGAKKKKKK; encoded by the coding sequence ATGGCGTTCGCAGCCGAAACCCGGCCTAACATTGTTTTCTTCCTCGTGGATGACCTGGGGCAGCGCGATATTGGCTGCTATGGCAGCACGTTTTACGAGACTCCCAATGTGGACCGTCTGGCCAAAGAAGGTGCACGCTTCACGGATGCCTATGCCGCCTGCCCCGTCTGTTCCCCCACCCGCGCTGCCGTGCAGACCGGACGCTGGCCGCAGCGCACAGGCGTGACTGATTACATTGGAGCCGCGATGAAACCGGAGCTCTGGAATCGCAATACCAAGCTACTGCCCGCCCCTTACAGTGATCGTCTTGCTCACGATGAAGTGACCATGGCTGAAATGCTCAAGGATGCCGGTTATGCCACCTTCTTTGCCGGCAAGTGGCATCTGGGACCTGAAGGCTGGTGGCCGGAAGACCAGGGCTATGATCACAACCTAGGCGGTGTGGATCGTGGCGGCCCGTATGGCCGGGGAAAATACTTTGTCCCTTATGACAACCCGCGCCTGCCTGATGGCCCTGACGGAGAGCATCTGCCGGATCGTCTGGCGAATGAGACCGCCAAGTTTATCCAGGCAAACAAGGATAAGCCCTTCTTCGCCTTCTTCTCCTTTTACTCCGTCCATACTCCACTGCAGGCGCGTCCAGATCTGGAGAAAAAGTATGAGGAGAAACGTTCCCGCTTAGGACTCGAGGCCAAATGGGGCATGGAAGATACCCGCCAGGTACGCCTTGTGCAGGAACATCCCGTCTATAGTGGCATGGTCGAAGCCATGGACCAGGCTGTGGGTAAAGTGATGGCCAAACTGGATGAACTGGGCCTCGCAGAAAACACCCTCGTTATCTTTACTTCGGACAATGGAGGCCTCTCCACCAGTGAAGGATCTCCCACCTCCAATCTGCCGCTGAGGGGTGGCAAAGGCTGGATGTATGAAGGGGGTATTCGCGAGCCTCTGGTCATTCGCTGGCCCGCTGTCCTGAAGGCGGGCTCCGTGATCGGAACACCCGTATGCAGCCCGGATTACTTCGTCACCGCCATGGATGTGGCCCAGGGTAAAACACCTTCAAAGGTGGATGGCGTCAGCCTGCTGCCACTGCTTCGTGGCACCACCCTGCCTGAGCGTGCCCTCTACTGGCACTACCCGCATTATGGGAACCAAGGCGGCGCTCCGGCCTCTGCGATCCGTGAGGGTGATTGGAAACTCATCGAATGGTATGAAGAGGGTAAAAAGGAACTCTTCAATCTGCGGGATGATCTGGGGGAGCAAAAGGATCTCGCTGCTGCCCATCCAGAAAAAGTTGCTGCTCTTTCTGCGAAACTCGCTTCCTGGAAAGACGAAGTGGGTGCCTTGATGCCCATCAAGAACCCCGCTTACGATCCTGCCAAACCCAGCGGACGTGCTGCTGGTGCGCCCAAAGGGGCTAAGAAGAAAAAGAAGAAGTGA
- a CDS encoding tRNA threonylcarbamoyladenosine dehydratase, translated as MTESYLQRFGGIGRLYGVQALARLHGARVAVIGVGGVGSWAVEALARSGVGSLTLIDMDDVCITNTNRQLPALSHTVGHPKVAVLARRVVEIYPECQIHAVTEFFLENNADRLLASGFDCLVDAVDSTNIKALIISKARALNLPVVVSGSAGGRRDPTQVKVADLGQAGADPLLLQVRRRLREAHGFPKSLEGKPMHWEVPCVYSTEKAVYPQADGSCSTEREVGTEAGLRLDCAAGFGAATFVTGTFGFALAAEVLKILVADKAT; from the coding sequence ATGACAGAAAGTTATCTCCAGCGTTTCGGCGGCATCGGCAGGCTCTACGGAGTGCAGGCCCTGGCGCGGCTGCATGGAGCGCGGGTAGCTGTTATAGGTGTAGGTGGAGTTGGGTCCTGGGCGGTGGAGGCGCTGGCACGAAGCGGTGTCGGCTCTCTGACCTTGATCGACATGGATGATGTCTGCATTACGAATACCAACCGCCAGCTACCTGCCCTGTCGCATACCGTAGGGCATCCCAAAGTGGCAGTGCTGGCCCGCCGGGTGGTGGAAATCTACCCGGAATGCCAGATCCATGCGGTGACGGAATTCTTCCTGGAAAACAATGCCGACCGCCTGCTGGCATCTGGCTTTGACTGCCTTGTCGATGCTGTGGACAGCACCAACATTAAAGCCCTCATCATCTCCAAAGCTCGTGCGTTAAATCTTCCCGTCGTTGTTTCCGGCAGCGCTGGCGGACGGCGGGACCCGACCCAGGTAAAAGTGGCCGACCTGGGCCAGGCCGGGGCGGATCCTCTGCTGCTGCAAGTGCGCCGCCGCCTGCGTGAGGCGCACGGCTTCCCCAAAAGTCTCGAAGGCAAGCCCATGCACTGGGAGGTGCCCTGTGTTTATTCCACGGAAAAGGCTGTTTACCCGCAGGCGGACGGCTCTTGCTCCACGGAACGTGAGGTCGGCACCGAAGCAGGTCTGCGCCTTGATTGTGCGGCAGGATTTGGTGCGGCGACCTTTGTCACCGGCACCTTCGGATTTGCCCTAGCGGCGGAAGTGTTGAAGATCCTCGTGGCGGACAAAGCGACTTAA
- a CDS encoding DUF5077 domain-containing protein, which produces MLRPIFSLFALTLALSLTSCGRPSGEKASTEIVSPPPAVQVKEEATPAPASELVTQPEIKAAPVAPAETEVPAMVDIGGFGSDEPAERKDMPSRGIITLGPDSWDHSNGAHWETYTGTKFKAKRWGKYQVRMTYTLNRSALGMQFRMGDLVVKKSLPSAPSVRKTYLGELYIAQPGDVPFALLTPPTEGSALVIHEIALIPTCEGEMPKQAEDGSITLEAKNAVTWSENMRYEPKPEKNCLGFWTSEDDLAEWEFEVTQPGRYKVTVSHGCGGGNHGSEVELKHADQTLKFTTQDTGGFQNWQELSLGEIEIKAPGKQRLQIDPVNKVKSAVLDVQKVVLTPVS; this is translated from the coding sequence ATGTTACGACCTATCTTTTCACTCTTCGCTTTGACGCTCGCCCTCAGCCTGACCTCCTGTGGGCGTCCATCTGGTGAAAAAGCCAGTACTGAAATAGTCAGCCCGCCACCAGCCGTGCAGGTCAAAGAGGAAGCCACACCCGCGCCAGCCTCGGAGCTTGTCACACAGCCAGAGATCAAGGCGGCTCCTGTGGCCCCGGCAGAAACGGAGGTCCCGGCCATGGTGGACATCGGGGGTTTTGGCAGCGACGAGCCAGCAGAGCGCAAAGACATGCCCAGCCGTGGCATCATCACCCTCGGTCCAGATAGCTGGGATCACAGCAATGGCGCGCACTGGGAAACATACACAGGGACGAAGTTTAAGGCCAAGCGCTGGGGCAAGTATCAAGTTCGGATGACCTATACCCTTAACCGCAGCGCACTGGGCATGCAGTTCCGCATGGGAGATCTGGTGGTTAAAAAATCGCTCCCATCGGCTCCTTCAGTGCGCAAGACTTACCTGGGAGAATTGTACATCGCCCAGCCTGGAGACGTGCCATTCGCCCTCCTGACGCCCCCTACCGAGGGGTCCGCTTTGGTCATTCATGAAATCGCCCTCATTCCCACCTGTGAAGGTGAAATGCCCAAGCAGGCGGAGGATGGCAGCATCACCCTGGAAGCCAAAAACGCCGTGACGTGGTCAGAGAATATGCGCTACGAACCCAAGCCTGAAAAAAACTGCCTGGGCTTCTGGACCTCTGAAGACGATCTGGCGGAGTGGGAGTTTGAGGTCACCCAGCCAGGCCGTTACAAAGTCACCGTCAGCCACGGCTGTGGCGGTGGAAATCATGGCAGTGAAGTGGAGCTCAAACATGCCGACCAAACTCTGAAATTTACCACGCAGGACACGGGTGGATTTCAAAACTGGCAGGAGCTGTCTTTGGGTGAAATCGAAATCAAAGCTCCAGGCAAACAACGGCTCCAGATTGATCCGGTTAACAAAGTAAAGTCTGCTGTTCTGGACGTCCAAAAAGTGGTGCTGACTCCAGTCAGTTAA
- a CDS encoding type II toxin-antitoxin system death-on-curing family toxin, whose translation MIEPEWIEKETVLGLHEQSLYEHGGSSGIRDEGMLDSALGKPQNVFAYGHPNIFDLAASYAYGLVKNHLFIDGNKRTGFVITILMLELNGHGFTADEADAAVRTLALAAGDMTEEAYAAWLEANSTPVPA comes from the coding sequence ATGATTGAACCTGAGTGGATTGAAAAAGAAACCGTTCTTGGATTGCACGAGCAATCACTGTATGAACACGGAGGATCTTCCGGCATCAGGGATGAAGGAATGTTGGATTCTGCCCTTGGTAAACCCCAGAACGTCTTCGCCTACGGACATCCGAACATATTCGATCTGGCGGCAAGTTACGCTTACGGGCTGGTTAAGAACCATCTTTTCATCGACGGCAATAAACGCACAGGTTTTGTGATCACAATTTTGATGCTGGAACTTAATGGACACGGCTTCACTGCCGATGAGGCGGACGCGGCTGTTCGTACGCTGGCCTTGGCTGCGGGTGACATGACGGAAGAGGCCTATGCTGCGTGGCTGGAAGCGAATTCAACTCCTGTCCCGGCCTAA
- a CDS encoding D-TA family PLP-dependent enzyme produces the protein MTAHAWFHVENEAEIASPALLLYQERIEHNLQLMLKIAGGPERLRPHVKTHKLLPLIQRQVELGITKFKAATIAEAEMCATGGARDVLLSMPCVGPNGQRLAQLALKFPTTKFSAIADDEATLRTLAAAAQQNQVTLGVFLELDCGMGRTGIFPGEAAAYLAHVIKDTPRLQFCGLHAYDGHIHDADLETRRARCEVAYAPILDFRQRLIGEGVLVPELVAGGSPTFGIHAALPDRTFSPGTCVFWDFGYGDKYPDLPFLPAAALLARVISKPGVNRLTLDLGHKSVAPENPHPRVRFEELPDAEVLMQSEEHLVLQTDRAHEFEIGQSLHGIPRHVCPSVSMHGEAVVIEGGLHTATWPVTARNRRMTV, from the coding sequence ATGACTGCTCACGCCTGGTTCCACGTCGAAAATGAGGCCGAAATCGCCTCTCCTGCCTTGCTGCTCTATCAGGAGCGCATTGAGCATAACCTCCAGCTCATGTTGAAAATCGCCGGCGGTCCAGAACGATTGCGGCCCCATGTGAAGACTCACAAGCTCCTGCCTTTGATCCAGCGGCAGGTGGAGTTGGGCATTACCAAGTTCAAGGCCGCGACCATCGCCGAGGCCGAGATGTGCGCCACAGGCGGTGCACGGGATGTCTTGCTTTCGATGCCGTGTGTAGGTCCCAATGGACAGCGCCTAGCGCAATTGGCACTTAAATTTCCCACGACTAAGTTTTCCGCCATCGCGGACGATGAAGCCACGCTGCGCACTCTTGCGGCGGCCGCCCAGCAGAACCAGGTAACACTGGGTGTTTTCTTGGAGTTGGACTGTGGCATGGGCCGCACTGGCATCTTCCCAGGGGAAGCGGCCGCTTATCTGGCGCACGTCATCAAAGACACGCCAAGGCTTCAGTTCTGTGGTCTCCATGCCTACGATGGCCACATCCATGATGCGGATCTGGAGACACGCCGCGCCCGCTGTGAGGTGGCCTATGCGCCGATTCTGGATTTCCGCCAACGGCTCATCGGGGAAGGGGTCTTGGTGCCGGAACTCGTCGCTGGCGGCTCACCCACTTTCGGCATTCATGCAGCCTTGCCTGACCGCACCTTTTCTCCTGGAACCTGTGTATTTTGGGATTTTGGCTATGGAGACAAGTATCCGGATCTCCCCTTCCTACCCGCAGCGGCATTGCTCGCCCGGGTTATTAGCAAACCTGGGGTGAACCGCCTCACCTTGGATCTTGGACACAAGTCAGTAGCCCCAGAAAACCCACATCCTCGCGTCCGCTTTGAAGAATTACCCGACGCGGAAGTGCTGATGCAGAGTGAGGAGCACTTGGTCCTGCAAACGGACCGTGCTCATGAATTTGAAATCGGCCAGTCCCTGCACGGCATTCCTCGCCATGTCTGCCCCAGCGTCTCCATGCATGGTGAAGCTGTGGTGATTGAGGGCGGGCTCCATACGGCCACCTGGCCTGTCACCGCCCGGAACCGGCGGATGACGGTATAA
- a CDS encoding AbrB family transcriptional regulator — translation MVLELKLRKIGNSVGFVLPKEALAHLKAEEGDTVLLTEASDGSLRLNTSKPQISHQMKAVQSIMERYRNTLRELAK, via the coding sequence ATGGTTCTTGAACTCAAACTCCGCAAAATCGGTAATTCCGTGGGCTTTGTCCTGCCGAAAGAAGCTCTGGCCCATTTGAAAGCGGAGGAGGGGGATACCGTACTTTTGACTGAGGCTTCGGATGGAAGCCTTCGTTTAAATACATCCAAGCCACAAATCAGCCACCAGATGAAGGCCGTCCAGAGCATCATGGAGCGCTATCGTAACACTCTCAGGGAACTGGCTAAATGA
- a CDS encoding protein kinase domain-containing protein — translation MKRFFSFGKRTPPPQAVPSPSEGVAGWAPMPMYPSPAELTAMMPAGEYIFDAQIGQGGMGAVYRGQQHKLGRAVAIKILHKQHGTDYAYPERFRREAQLLAQMNHPNIVSVYDFGMVGDYLFYVMEHIEGTDLHQLMGSKQVTQARALEIIPCLCDALHYAHEKGMVHRDIKPANVLIATDGRVKLADFGLAKRLDRPSTMLTMSNMAMGTPEYAAPEQYDTSAIIDHRADIYALGVVFYQMLTGTVPRGAWQPPSAMTGTDPRLDTVIVRALMPDRTQRYATAAEFKQALISCTTLPLEAMQMKPAAPVARQAKPLQGRVLVLEDDLLLRQLIVRNLKNEGFEIVETGDGVDTVRCYSDALLANQPFDLVLIDLTIPMGMGGAQAMEMLRQMDPQVDAIVSSGNRHDPTMLDPGDFGFAGVLPKPYDSSALLSVVNQVLQRRRLRQHH, via the coding sequence ATGAAACGCTTTTTCTCTTTCGGCAAACGGACGCCGCCTCCCCAGGCTGTTCCCTCGCCATCAGAGGGTGTGGCAGGTTGGGCTCCGATGCCGATGTATCCGTCCCCCGCAGAGCTCACCGCAATGATGCCCGCCGGCGAATACATCTTTGATGCGCAGATCGGCCAGGGAGGCATGGGGGCGGTGTATCGTGGCCAGCAGCATAAACTGGGGCGTGCGGTGGCCATCAAGATTCTGCACAAGCAGCATGGAACAGACTATGCCTATCCAGAAAGATTCAGGCGGGAGGCCCAACTGCTGGCCCAGATGAATCACCCCAACATCGTCAGTGTGTATGATTTCGGGATGGTGGGTGACTATCTGTTTTATGTCATGGAGCACATCGAAGGGACCGACCTGCATCAGCTTATGGGCTCAAAGCAGGTCACTCAGGCCAGGGCACTGGAAATCATCCCGTGCCTGTGTGATGCACTGCATTATGCGCATGAAAAAGGCATGGTACACCGGGATATCAAACCGGCCAATGTGCTCATCGCCACCGATGGCCGCGTCAAACTGGCCGATTTTGGCCTGGCTAAGCGGCTTGACCGGCCCAGCACCATGCTGACCATGAGCAACATGGCCATGGGCACTCCTGAATATGCTGCCCCGGAACAGTATGACACGAGTGCCATCATTGACCACCGGGCGGACATTTATGCCCTGGGCGTGGTTTTTTACCAAATGCTCACGGGAACGGTACCACGCGGGGCGTGGCAGCCACCATCCGCCATGACCGGAACGGATCCCAGGCTTGATACTGTGATTGTGCGCGCTTTGATGCCTGACCGCACTCAACGCTACGCAACGGCCGCCGAATTTAAGCAGGCCCTGATATCCTGCACCACGCTTCCGCTAGAAGCCATGCAAATGAAACCCGCGGCCCCGGTAGCACGCCAAGCCAAACCTTTACAAGGCCGCGTTCTGGTGCTGGAAGATGACTTGCTCCTACGTCAGTTGATTGTTAGAAACCTCAAGAATGAAGGCTTCGAAATCGTCGAAACGGGCGATGGGGTGGACACGGTGCGCTGCTACAGTGACGCGCTGCTGGCCAATCAGCCTTTTGATCTGGTGCTGATCGACCTAACCATTCCCATGGGCATGGGCGGTGCGCAGGCCATGGAAATGCTGCGCCAGATGGATCCTCAGGTGGATGCCATCGTTTCCAGCGGCAACCGCCACGATCCTACCATGCTCGATCCGGGGGACTTTGGCTTTGCCGGGGTGCTGCCAAAACCTTATGACAGCAGCGCCCTGCTCAGCGTGGTCAACCAAGTCTTGCAAAGACGCCGCCTCCGGCAGCATCACTGA
- a CDS encoding magnesium transporter CorA family protein yields the protein MVRLITQQGQLFDWQDEKVRPFPDNLVYLDLLNPSRTEELEAESWLEHQLPTREEMQEIEESSRLYSEHGALYMTAWIPVGLDTPDPDTTAITFVLAPDCLTTVRYADPMAFRLIVDQVRRQCACPMSSDAVFLTLCELIVARIADALQTVESDLKKVGRDVFSLNPHKASAAVEKDLGDVVRTLGRRSALVANLRESLVSVNRMLQYFLNNAATWMRSDLAAQFRSVMRDVKSLDDYTNQQQQEMTFLLESTLGLINIQQNQIIKIFTIASVLFMPPTLIASLYGMNFEHMPELKLPWAYPVVICVLIISALLPIWWFKRKKLL from the coding sequence ATGGTCCGACTCATCACCCAGCAAGGACAGCTTTTCGATTGGCAGGACGAGAAAGTGCGTCCCTTCCCGGACAACCTCGTTTACCTGGACCTCCTCAATCCCTCCCGCACAGAAGAGCTGGAGGCGGAAAGCTGGCTCGAGCATCAGCTCCCTACTCGGGAGGAAATGCAGGAGATCGAAGAATCCAGCCGGTTATATTCCGAGCATGGAGCGCTATACATGACGGCGTGGATCCCGGTAGGACTGGATACGCCCGACCCGGATACCACAGCCATCACCTTCGTGCTGGCGCCGGACTGCCTGACGACGGTGCGCTATGCAGATCCCATGGCCTTCAGATTGATCGTGGATCAGGTGCGGAGGCAATGCGCCTGCCCGATGAGCAGTGACGCCGTTTTCCTGACCCTTTGTGAGCTCATCGTGGCCCGCATCGCCGATGCCCTGCAGACGGTGGAATCCGATTTGAAAAAAGTCGGACGCGATGTTTTCAGCCTGAACCCGCACAAGGCCAGCGCCGCCGTGGAAAAGGATCTGGGAGATGTGGTGCGCACGCTTGGTCGGCGCAGCGCCCTGGTGGCCAACCTGCGGGAGAGCCTCGTCAGTGTGAACCGCATGCTGCAATACTTTCTGAACAATGCCGCGACCTGGATGCGTAGCGACCTGGCCGCGCAGTTCCGCAGTGTGATGCGCGACGTCAAGTCCCTGGATGACTACACCAACCAGCAGCAGCAGGAGATGACCTTCCTGCTGGAATCCACCCTGGGCCTCATCAACATCCAGCAGAACCAGATCATCAAGATCTTCACCATCGCCAGTGTTCTGTTCATGCCGCCGACACTCATCGCCAGCCTTTATGGGATGAACTTTGAGCACATGCCGGAACTGAAACTGCCCTGGGCGTATCCTGTTGTCATTTGTGTGCTAATCATTTCCGCCCTGCTGCCCATCTGGTGGTTCAAGCGGAAGAAGCTGCTGTGA